The Deltaproteobacteria bacterium HGW-Deltaproteobacteria-6 genome has a segment encoding these proteins:
- a CDS encoding glutamate synthase, which yields MCRLFAVTSNNPLSPMMAINALNVMKEGHDGSGVGLFLTDLGGEFEKFKNEPILSGIFSNEGIKALDRFMIDLDFMVKYKLSFRPSKQTPPGTPKRDNYVIRVYEYPAEWEGLSQEELQFRLMMVQLQLREMGQKDKSMLIFSFWPDVIMIKEVGDPLTVAEYLGLDRKDLSARTILSQGRQNTNYSIDIYACHPFFIQGMSTMTNGENTAFVPIREFLMSRNFPGYAGYQSDSEVFTHILHYTQNKLGLGMEMYKHIITPLKDDELTRHPDGKLLRNLKQSCRPLIIDGPNCVIGCLPDKTMFMVQDSKKLRPGVVGGRPGIFAFSSEMCGLDAAIPERDINLDDQPMRYETVIVRRERQEIEKWNQWDALPHLH from the coding sequence ATGTGTCGTTTGTTTGCAGTAACCAGCAACAATCCGTTGTCGCCGATGATGGCGATCAATGCTCTTAATGTGATGAAAGAAGGGCATGACGGTTCCGGCGTGGGATTGTTTCTGACGGATTTGGGCGGCGAATTCGAAAAATTCAAAAACGAGCCCATTCTTTCCGGTATCTTTTCCAATGAAGGCATTAAGGCTTTGGATCGTTTTATGATCGATCTGGATTTCATGGTGAAATACAAGCTGTCGTTTCGTCCTTCAAAACAGACTCCTCCGGGAACGCCGAAGAGAGATAATTATGTGATCCGTGTTTATGAATATCCTGCCGAATGGGAAGGCCTGAGCCAGGAGGAACTTCAGTTCCGTCTGATGATGGTGCAGTTGCAGCTTCGGGAAATGGGGCAGAAAGACAAATCAATGCTGATTTTCAGCTTCTGGCCGGATGTCATCATGATCAAGGAAGTGGGCGATCCCTTAACCGTGGCCGAGTATCTGGGTTTGGACCGCAAGGATCTCTCGGCGCGCACCATTCTGAGCCAGGGACGACAGAACACGAACTACTCGATTGATATCTACGCCTGCCATCCGTTCTTTATTCAAGGCATGTCGACGATGACCAACGGCGAGAATACCGCGTTTGTGCCGATCCGCGAATTTCTGATGTCCCGCAATTTCCCCGGTTATGCCGGTTATCAGTCCGACTCGGAGGTGTTCACGCACATCCTGCATTACACGCAAAACAAGCTCGGTCTGGGCATGGAAATGTATAAACATATTATTACGCCGCTCAAGGATGATGAATTGACCAGACATCCCGACGGTAAACTGCTTCGCAATTTAAAACAGAGCTGTCGTCCTTTAATTATTGACGGTCCGAACTGCGTGATCGGCTGTCTGCCGGACAAGACCATGTTCATGGTCCAGGATTCCAAAAAGCTGCGCCCCGGTGTTGTGGGTGGCCGTCCCGGCATCTTCGCGTTTTCATCGGAAATGTGCGGACTGGACGCGGCTATTCCGGAGCGCGACATCAATCTGGATGACCAGCCGATGAGATATGAAACTGTTATAGTCCGCCGAGAGCGGCAGGAGATAGAAAAATGGAATCAATGGGACGCATTACCCCATCTTCACTAA
- a CDS encoding glutamate synthase, with protein sequence MESMGRITPSSLSTKDLPWQICWSKEKCTLCGSCTTVCPVRAIELGVHRKRTLQVPVGLETKPGNLFSIYHGIDQRTDPAHACVGCGMCTMVCPNGAIAPAHADEIDKLRFHVNQGGEPRRRGGRRNNPDSVLDKIKFVRISMLTDPALDAGRHEFELRTLLGRVLPPEEMLKVSRENGWMPPVREIYPLVIGSMSFGALSPNMWEGLQMGVAYLNEELGMPVRVCTGEGGCPPRLLKSRFLKYVILQIASGYFGWDEIIHNLPLMKEDPCAIEIKYGQGAKPGDGGLLMWYKVNKLIAAIRGVPQGISLPSPPTHQTKYSIEEAVAKMIQSMSMAWGFRVPVYPKISATSTAMAVLNNLTRNPYAAGLAIDGEDGGTGAAYNVSMDHMGHPIASNLRDAYLTLVKLGKQNEIPLFAGGGIGKNGNLAANAAALIMLGASGVQTGKYIMQAAAGCLGSESDRCNICNIGVCPKGITSQDPRLDRRLDPEKVAQRVVDLYVSFDTELKKIVAPLGRSTSLPIGMSDALGINDADAASRLNIKYVL encoded by the coding sequence ATGGAATCAATGGGACGCATTACCCCATCTTCACTAAGCACCAAAGACCTGCCCTGGCAGATCTGCTGGAGCAAGGAAAAGTGCACGCTTTGCGGCAGCTGCACAACGGTGTGCCCGGTCCGGGCCATTGAACTGGGCGTGCATCGCAAACGCACGTTGCAGGTACCCGTCGGCCTGGAAACCAAGCCCGGGAATCTTTTTTCAATTTATCACGGCATTGACCAGCGCACGGATCCCGCCCATGCCTGCGTCGGCTGCGGAATGTGCACGATGGTCTGTCCTAACGGCGCGATTGCGCCTGCGCATGCTGATGAAATCGACAAGCTGCGTTTTCATGTCAATCAGGGCGGCGAGCCCCGCAGGCGCGGCGGCCGCAGAAACAATCCCGACAGCGTGCTGGATAAAATCAAGTTTGTCCGCATTTCGATGTTAACCGACCCGGCCCTCGACGCGGGACGCCATGAATTTGAACTGCGCACCCTGCTGGGCAGGGTATTGCCGCCGGAAGAAATGCTGAAAGTCAGCCGGGAAAACGGCTGGATGCCGCCGGTGCGTGAAATTTATCCGCTCGTTATCGGCAGCATGTCTTTTGGCGCGCTGTCCCCCAACATGTGGGAAGGCCTGCAAATGGGCGTCGCTTATCTGAATGAAGAGCTGGGCATGCCGGTTCGTGTGTGCACCGGCGAAGGCGGCTGCCCGCCGCGGCTTTTGAAATCGCGTTTCCTTAAATATGTTATTTTACAGATCGCCAGCGGTTATTTCGGCTGGGATGAAATTATCCATAATCTGCCGCTCATGAAGGAAGACCCGTGTGCGATTGAAATTAAATACGGCCAGGGCGCGAAACCCGGCGACGGCGGATTGCTGATGTGGTACAAGGTCAACAAGCTGATCGCCGCAATCCGCGGCGTACCGCAGGGCATCAGTCTGCCCAGCCCGCCGACCCATCAGACCAAGTATTCGATTGAAGAAGCGGTGGCCAAGATGATCCAGTCCATGTCCATGGCCTGGGGCTTCCGTGTGCCGGTATATCCGAAAATATCCGCGACCAGCACGGCGATGGCCGTCCTCAACAACTTAACAAGAAATCCGTACGCCGCCGGTTTAGCCATCGATGGTGAAGATGGCGGTACGGGCGCGGCTTACAACGTGTCGATGGATCATATGGGACATCCCATCGCCAGCAATCTGCGCGATGCGTATTTAACACTGGTTAAACTGGGCAAGCAAAATGAGATTCCCCTTTTCGCCGGCGGCGGCATCGGTAAAAACGGCAATCTGGCCGCTAATGCCGCCGCCTTGATTATGCTGGGCGCAAGCGGTGTGCAGACCGGGAAATATATCATGCAGGCGGCTGCCGGCTGCCTGGGGTCGGAATCCGACCGCTGCAATATCTGCAACATTGGGGTGTGCCCCAAAGGCATTACCTCGCAGGACCCGCGTCTGGATCGAAGGCTTGATCCGGAGAAAGTTGCGCAGAGGGTGGTTGATCTGTATGTAAGTTTTGACACGGAATTAAAGAAAATTGTTGCTCCGCTGGGCCGTTCGACGTCGCTGCCGATCGGCATGTCGGATGCGCTGGGCATTAATGATGCAGATGCGGCTTCGCGCCTCAATATAAAATATGTTTTGTAA
- a CDS encoding pyridine nucleotide-disulfide oxidoreductase, translated as MTKKDSIKIAGEENNIRVESRILEERIQKAAVDGYRQIEVTAYGQHGIGGRLWRAGDQPIKVAVLGTAGQRLGSMGFANTVIEVFGPASDDVGWLNAGAEIIVHGNATNGVANAMAQGKVYIDGDIGARGMTMTKHNPRFEPPELWVFGKVGDSFAEFMAGGIAVVCGVGAEDDADVLGYRPCVGMVGGKIFFRGRQDIYSKADAKLLADLPEDEWQWLQTNMKRFLQATGKQYLFEQLTSKRDEWQLLVARKPSEKLARAVRPMAGYRAEVWENELGKGGVIGDLSSLDRSPIGLVETGDLRRFVPVWANEKYLPPCQAACPTGIPVQKRWELIRNGKIEEAVDLALQYTPFPATVCGYLCPNLCMQNCTRHLVSLQAVDVTLLGKASLSAKTPARLPETGKKVAVIGGGASGLSVAWQLWLKGHEAVIIESKKQLGGKITDSIPKSRIPGDVVEHEIERLAKNVRKIHMGKSLTKDRFLKLKNENDYIVIAAGAVQPRKLNIPGMEKTLTALEFLQQSKLDCAKVGKRVIVIGAGNVGCDAATEAFRMGAKSVTLIDVQEPASFGVERKHAEAAGAKFLWPRFTKAVTDKGVELTDGEMLPADTVIVAVGDLPDLSFLPEGITTERGFVVVDATYATSDPQVYAIGDAVRPGLLTDAIGAGRIAARTIDDLLRGAAETYDRLPAINYERVKLQYFDPRIGEFADTKSCATNCASCGACRDCGMCEEICPRKAISRSQTAQGDFEYIVDSERCIGCGFCAGACPTGVWEIVANAPLE; from the coding sequence ATGACGAAAAAAGATTCAATTAAAATTGCCGGTGAAGAAAACAATATCCGCGTCGAATCACGGATTCTGGAAGAGCGCATTCAAAAGGCGGCGGTTGACGGGTATCGGCAAATCGAAGTGACCGCTTACGGTCAACACGGCATCGGCGGACGTCTCTGGCGCGCCGGCGATCAGCCGATCAAGGTGGCTGTATTGGGCACCGCAGGTCAGCGCCTGGGTTCCATGGGTTTTGCCAATACGGTGATTGAGGTGTTCGGTCCGGCCTCCGACGATGTCGGCTGGCTGAACGCGGGAGCGGAAATTATTGTTCACGGCAACGCGACCAACGGCGTGGCCAACGCCATGGCGCAGGGAAAGGTTTATATCGACGGCGACATCGGCGCGCGCGGCATGACCATGACCAAGCACAACCCCCGTTTCGAACCGCCCGAGCTCTGGGTATTTGGAAAAGTTGGGGATTCTTTTGCCGAATTCATGGCGGGAGGCATTGCCGTCGTTTGCGGCGTAGGCGCTGAGGATGATGCCGATGTGCTGGGCTATCGCCCCTGCGTCGGCATGGTGGGCGGTAAAATCTTTTTCCGCGGCCGTCAGGACATCTACAGCAAGGCCGATGCAAAATTGCTTGCCGATCTTCCCGAAGACGAATGGCAATGGCTGCAAACGAATATGAAGCGGTTTTTGCAGGCCACTGGAAAACAATATCTGTTTGAACAGTTAACGTCGAAGCGTGACGAATGGCAGTTGCTGGTGGCGCGCAAGCCTTCCGAGAAACTGGCGCGCGCGGTCAGGCCCATGGCCGGATACCGCGCGGAGGTCTGGGAAAACGAATTGGGCAAAGGCGGCGTCATTGGCGATCTGTCCAGTCTTGACCGCTCTCCGATCGGGCTTGTCGAGACAGGCGATCTGCGTCGCTTTGTTCCGGTGTGGGCCAACGAAAAATATCTGCCCCCTTGTCAGGCGGCCTGTCCGACCGGAATTCCCGTGCAGAAAAGATGGGAACTCATCCGCAACGGCAAAATTGAAGAAGCGGTTGACCTGGCGCTGCAATACACGCCGTTTCCCGCGACCGTTTGCGGTTATTTGTGCCCCAACCTCTGCATGCAGAACTGCACGCGCCATCTGGTAAGTCTTCAGGCAGTCGATGTCACGCTGCTGGGCAAGGCATCCCTTTCGGCTAAAACGCCCGCGCGTCTTCCGGAAACGGGTAAAAAAGTTGCCGTTATCGGCGGCGGAGCTTCGGGACTTTCCGTCGCCTGGCAGCTGTGGTTGAAAGGCCATGAAGCGGTCATCATCGAGAGCAAAAAACAGCTCGGCGGTAAGATCACCGATTCGATTCCCAAAAGCCGCATTCCCGGCGATGTCGTGGAGCATGAAATCGAGAGACTTGCCAAAAACGTCCGGAAAATCCATATGGGAAAGTCCCTGACGAAAGACCGGTTTCTGAAGCTGAAAAATGAAAATGATTATATTGTTATTGCGGCAGGGGCGGTGCAACCTCGTAAATTGAATATCCCCGGCATGGAGAAAACTCTGACCGCTTTGGAGTTTCTTCAGCAAAGCAAACTTGACTGCGCCAAAGTCGGGAAGAGAGTCATTGTTATCGGAGCCGGCAATGTGGGCTGTGACGCGGCGACGGAGGCTTTCCGTATGGGCGCGAAAAGCGTGACGCTGATTGACGTGCAGGAACCGGCATCCTTTGGTGTGGAAAGAAAGCATGCCGAAGCGGCCGGCGCAAAGTTTCTCTGGCCGCGCTTCACGAAGGCGGTGACGGACAAAGGCGTGGAACTGACCGATGGAGAAATGCTGCCGGCGGACACGGTCATAGTTGCCGTGGGTGATCTGCCTGATTTATCCTTCCTGCCGGAAGGTATTACGACGGAAAGAGGTTTTGTCGTGGTGGACGCAACATACGCCACGAGCGATCCTCAGGTCTACGCGATCGGTGATGCCGTCCGTCCCGGGCTGCTGACCGATGCCATCGGTGCGGGACGCATTGCCGCCCGCACGATTGACGATCTTCTGAGAGGCGCGGCCGAAACGTACGACCGGCTTCCGGCCATTAATTATGAACGGGTCAAACTCCAGTATTTTGACCCCCGTATCGGCGAATTTGCCGATACAAAGTCCTGCGCAACCAACTGCGCGTCCTGCGGCGCCTGCCGGGACTGTGGCATGTGCGAGGAAATCTGCCCCCGGAAAGCCATTTCCCGGTCACAGACGGCGCAGGGTGATTTTGAGTATATCGTGGACAGCGAACGCTGTATCGGCTGCGGTTTCTGCGCCGGGGCGTGCCCGACCGGCGTTTGGGAAATCGTGGCGAATGCACCTTTAGAATAA
- a CDS encoding glutamine synthetase type III, with product MKKTTPILAAERQYVIEKEKFVPVSEYFGEDTFNHQVMKEKLPKDTFKKLMEAINEDKMLDAETANIVAHAMKEWAIEKGATHFAHWFQPMTGITAEKHDAFADPAGPGVVVERFSGKQLVQGEPDASSFPSGGIRATFEARGYTAWDMSSPAFIKRNGISTTLCIPTAFISYTGQVLDKKTPLLRSIRALNKSAVGMLKLLGAKGVKKVHSNLGPEQEYFLIDMDYYYKRQDLVLGGRTVVGAPPAKGQELEDQYFGSIKERISSYMHDVEEELFKLGIPAKTRHNEVAPSQYEIAPVYEEANLAVDHNQLVMDTLKYVAKKHRLAALLHEKPFAKINGSGKHVNWSLSDNNDNNLLNPGKTPQDSIQFLVFLVATVRAVYKHADILRAAVASYGNDHRLGANEAPPAIISVFLGEQLTQILDNIEKGTVNKATKEEIIDLGISSLPQVSKDNTDRNRTSPFAFTGNKFEFRAVGSSQNIASPSLVINTIVAESLDELAAKIAAKGAKNINQAVFEVLKSEIKYIKPILFNGDNYTKEWEAEAKKRGLPNEKTTPSALKALVTDKSLKLFEKYEVLSNEELKSRYLIHVERYIKDLEIEVNCLNNICLTQVLPAAMAYQKKLAKAIVDTKEVLGSSAVVSSQTELLKKILDLINNIYTTNKDIQAKVDAAAAIHDEPKKAEMLGSKVKPKMDELREYVDALENLVDDETWPLPKFWEMLFIC from the coding sequence ATGAAAAAAACAACACCAATTCTTGCGGCGGAAAGACAATACGTTATCGAAAAGGAAAAGTTTGTTCCCGTTTCGGAATACTTCGGCGAAGATACCTTTAATCACCAGGTGATGAAGGAAAAGCTTCCCAAAGATACCTTTAAAAAATTAATGGAAGCGATTAACGAAGATAAAATGCTGGATGCCGAAACAGCCAACATTGTTGCGCATGCCATGAAGGAATGGGCTATTGAAAAGGGCGCGACGCATTTCGCCCATTGGTTTCAGCCGATGACCGGGATTACCGCTGAAAAACATGACGCTTTTGCCGATCCCGCGGGCCCCGGTGTTGTTGTTGAGCGGTTTTCCGGAAAACAGCTGGTGCAGGGCGAACCGGATGCATCGAGTTTCCCCTCCGGCGGCATCCGGGCGACTTTTGAAGCGCGGGGCTACACGGCGTGGGATATGTCTTCGCCGGCTTTTATCAAGAGAAACGGCATTTCCACAACCCTGTGCATTCCAACAGCCTTCATTTCCTATACCGGGCAGGTCCTGGACAAGAAAACGCCGCTGCTGCGTTCGATCCGCGCCTTAAATAAGAGCGCGGTGGGCATGCTTAAGCTGCTTGGCGCCAAGGGCGTGAAAAAAGTTCATTCCAATCTCGGACCCGAGCAGGAATATTTCCTGATTGACATGGATTATTATTACAAACGTCAGGACCTGGTGCTGGGCGGCCGAACCGTTGTCGGCGCGCCTCCGGCCAAAGGGCAGGAACTGGAAGATCAGTATTTCGGCAGCATCAAGGAAAGAATTTCTTCCTATATGCATGATGTCGAGGAAGAGCTCTTCAAGCTCGGCATACCGGCCAAGACGCGTCACAACGAAGTCGCGCCCAGCCAGTATGAAATCGCCCCCGTCTATGAGGAGGCCAACCTGGCCGTGGACCACAACCAGCTGGTCATGGACACGCTCAAATACGTTGCCAAAAAGCATCGGCTGGCCGCTCTCCTGCACGAAAAACCCTTTGCCAAAATCAACGGATCAGGAAAGCATGTCAACTGGTCTCTGTCCGATAACAATGATAATAATTTGCTGAATCCCGGCAAGACGCCGCAGGACAGCATTCAGTTTCTGGTTTTCCTGGTGGCCACTGTCCGCGCCGTCTACAAGCACGCGGATATTCTGCGGGCGGCTGTCGCTTCTTACGGCAATGATCACCGCCTGGGCGCCAATGAAGCCCCGCCGGCCATCATCTCAGTTTTTCTGGGTGAACAGCTGACGCAAATCCTCGACAATATCGAAAAAGGCACCGTCAACAAGGCGACGAAAGAGGAAATTATCGATCTGGGTATTTCTTCCCTGCCCCAGGTCAGTAAAGATAATACCGACCGCAACCGGACATCGCCCTTTGCCTTTACCGGCAACAAATTCGAGTTCCGCGCCGTCGGGTCGTCACAAAATATCGCCTCTCCGTCGCTGGTGATCAACACGATCGTTGCCGAAAGCCTGGATGAACTGGCCGCAAAAATAGCAGCCAAAGGCGCCAAGAACATCAATCAGGCCGTCTTCGAAGTATTAAAGAGTGAAATCAAATATATCAAACCGATTCTGTTTAACGGCGACAACTACACGAAGGAGTGGGAAGCCGAGGCGAAAAAGAGGGGCCTGCCCAATGAAAAGACAACGCCCAGCGCGTTGAAAGCGCTCGTTACCGATAAGTCATTAAAGCTTTTTGAAAAATACGAAGTGCTTTCCAACGAGGAGCTTAAATCGCGCTACCTGATTCATGTGGAACGCTACATTAAAGATCTGGAAATCGAAGTCAACTGCTTAAACAACATTTGTTTGACTCAGGTTCTTCCGGCCGCCATGGCTTATCAAAAGAAGCTGGCGAAGGCGATTGTCGATACTAAAGAAGTTCTGGGTTCCTCCGCAGTGGTGTCGTCCCAGACGGAGCTTTTAAAGAAGATCCTTGATCTGATCAATAATATCTATACGACCAACAAAGATATTCAGGCTAAGGTGGATGCCGCGGCCGCCATACATGACGAGCCCAAAAAAGCGGAAATGCTGGGATCGAAAGTCAAACCGAAGATGGATGAACTTCGCGAATATGTGGATGCTCTGGAAAATCTCGTCGACGACGAAACCTGGCCTCTGCCGAAGTTCTGGGAAATGTTGTTTATCTGCTGA